Within the Rhizobium sp. 007 genome, the region GCATCGCCGGGTGCCTGAAGGGAAGTTGAGGCCCTGCGGCCCGACTTCAAAGCCGCCGTTGCCCAACTTGCAGACAGTTTAAGGGCGGTGTCATCTGGATCGATCGACGATGGCGCCCATTGACGGCACACCGGCTCCCAACCTGCTCGCTACACGCCCCTTTCGTTAAACATCACTGCTGTCGCCGTCCGGTTTTGAAAAGAGACTTGCGCGATGACTTGAGGCACTGAAGCGCGGATTTAAGTGCGCGAGTACGGGCAGATATGCGGCCCCCCTTGGCATGGCATCCGCCCCAAACTCCGACCTGATCAATCGTGGCCGAGCACAATCCGCTCGACGAAGAGAAGGGTAGAGTGGCTGAACCATTTGGAAAAGTGCATCGATCAGCCAGATGGGTGCATCTCCTCCGAACATCATCGTTTCTGGTTCAAAGAGATTTTCCAAAGTACTCAGGCCATTGCGCAAAGCCTCCGCCGCTTGCTGAATCCATTTGGCAATAATTGGATTTTCAGCAGAATATCGCGCCTCCAGTTCAGCGAAAGATTGGACGGGGTCGCCGTGGCTGTTAAGAAATCGCTTCAATGAGGTCATCGATGCATAGGTCTCAAGGCACCCCTGCTTTCCGCAAACACATTTATTTCCGTTTGGGACCACTATCGTGTGGCCAAATTCGCCGGCGTTTCCATAAGCGCCGCCGAACGCCATCCGATCGATCATCGAGGCACTTCCCAGCCCCTTTCCAAGCGAAATATAGACAAAGTCCGTATACTTCGATGCGGTTTCCCCGAAATATGCTTCGGCGGTGATTGCGCACTGGCCCTCGTTAGCGAGAACGACAGGGTATTCCAGATTACGTTCCAGGTGGTCTCTTAAGAGGGCACCGTCCCAACCTGCCAAGTGCGGGGGATGGATAACGCTTCCCCCAAAAGGTCCGGGCGTAGCAAGCCCGATGCCAAGAAAGTGGCTCTTCTTGAATCGGG harbors:
- a CDS encoding ROK family transcriptional regulator — encoded protein: MMALSATNALKSKSINLWVVFEEVRQNGPLPRIRISDATGLSRQATSDIVEELIDMGFLRQEKTRVRQVGKPPVPIALNPKGAFSFGFHVDEGRLAYVEQNLLGEVIRGGDLAVARMDIEDVGELIKQQTISMIESTRFKKSHFLGIGLATPGPFGGSVIHPPHLAGWDGALLRDHLERNLEYPVVLANEGQCAITAEAYFGETASKYTDFVYISLGKGLGSASMIDRMAFGGAYGNAGEFGHTIVVPNGNKCVCGKQGCLETYASMTSLKRFLNSHGDPVQSFAELEARYSAENPIIAKWIQQAAEALRNGLSTLENLFEPETMMFGGDAPIWLIDALFQMVQPLYPSLRRADCARPRLIRSEFGADAMPRGAAYLPVLAHLNPRFSASSHRASLFSKPDGDSSDV